One Thomasclavelia spiroformis DSM 1552 DNA window includes the following coding sequences:
- the spx gene encoding transcriptional regulator Spx: MIRIYTAPSCASCRKVKSWLKEHNIPYVEKNIFSTLLREIELKELLERSENGTDDIISKRSKIIKENDIDIDSMSINELIKFIQDNPSVLKRPIMIDERRFQVGYNAEEIRVFIPRELRKLAECPSKDNCPQFIGNPCNMKEAYFKSK; this comes from the coding sequence ATGATTCGAATATATACGGCACCTAGTTGCGCATCATGTAGAAAGGTGAAATCATGGCTGAAAGAACATAATATTCCGTATGTGGAAAAGAATATTTTTTCAACCCTACTTAGAGAAATTGAATTGAAAGAATTATTGGAACGAAGTGAAAATGGAACAGATGATATCATTTCCAAACGGAGTAAGATAATCAAAGAAAATGATATTGATATTGATAGTATGTCAATTAATGAATTGATTAAGTTTATTCAAGATAATCCATCTGTATTAAAAAGACCAATTATGATTGATGAAAGAAGATTTCAAGTTGGTTATAATGCAGAGGAAATTAGAGTCTTTATTCCAAGAGAACTTCGTAAATTGGCAGAATGTCCTAGCAAAGATAACTGTCCACAGTTCATAGGCAATCCGTGCAATATGAAGGAAGCGTATTTTAAATCAAAATAA
- a CDS encoding CYTH domain-containing protein produces the protein MEENLEIEFKILLDKKVYDQIINDYSIDTSYTQTNYYLMHPILSKLKYSLRIREKNNQYELTLKQPQTTGTLETNLIINKDAKDKILNNKLVHNKVFDLLTEYNLDSTMFNTNHSLKTLRKEIHTPHGLICLDYNCYNNLEDYELEYEVIDYKQGKKAFLNFIKQYNLSYEHNCISKINRLINSLSK, from the coding sequence ATGGAAGAAAACTTAGAAATAGAATTTAAAATATTATTAGATAAAAAAGTTTATGATCAAATTATTAACGATTATTCAATTGATACATCATATACACAAACAAATTATTATTTAATGCACCCTATTTTAAGTAAATTAAAATACTCACTTAGAATTAGAGAAAAAAACAATCAGTATGAATTAACATTAAAACAACCACAAACTACAGGTACCCTAGAAACAAATTTAATTATAAACAAAGATGCCAAAGATAAAATTTTAAATAATAAATTAGTTCATAATAAAGTATTTGATTTATTAACTGAATATAATCTAGACAGTACAATGTTCAATACAAACCATTCATTAAAAACGCTTCGAAAAGAAATACATACTCCCCACGGATTAATCTGTCTTGATTATAATTGTTATAACAATCTTGAAGATTATGAATTAGAATACGAAGTCATTGATTATAAACAAGGTAAAAAAGCTTTTTTAAATTTTATCAAACAATATAATTTATCATATGAGCATAACTGTATCAGTAAAATTAATCGACTTATTAATTCATTATCAAAATAA
- a CDS encoding NAD kinase: protein MKQYALVIKQDQLSHQIAKEIKAQLNGIMEYNQENPDLVISVGGDGTMLLSVHQYLNQNVNFVGVHTGTLGFFTDFQKDEVMELVEAIKSECYHLMPRNLLEVKVKHGKKEDTYFALNEMRIDYGYTTQVIDVYINDELLEVFRGNGLCVSTPSGSTAYNKSIGGAVIYPGTPLMQLTEVAGIQHNAYRSLGSSLILDASNVVKLVGHNFEQVYLGIDHLSYRIEDVESIEIKIAKETINFIEYKGKSFIQRIRRAFINE, encoded by the coding sequence ATGAAACAATATGCATTAGTAATAAAACAAGATCAATTATCTCATCAAATTGCAAAAGAAATTAAAGCACAGTTAAATGGTATAATGGAATATAATCAAGAAAACCCGGATTTAGTAATTAGTGTTGGTGGAGATGGGACTATGTTGTTATCTGTCCATCAGTATTTAAATCAAAATGTTAATTTTGTAGGGGTTCATACCGGAACATTAGGATTTTTTACTGATTTTCAAAAAGATGAAGTAATGGAATTGGTTGAAGCAATTAAAAGTGAATGTTATCATCTTATGCCTCGTAATTTATTGGAAGTAAAGGTTAAACATGGAAAAAAAGAAGATACTTATTTTGCTTTAAATGAAATGCGCATTGATTATGGTTATACAACACAAGTGATAGATGTTTATATTAATGATGAATTGTTGGAAGTGTTTAGAGGAAATGGTTTGTGTGTTTCAACACCTTCTGGCTCTACTGCTTATAATAAATCTATTGGAGGGGCAGTCATTTATCCAGGTACGCCATTGATGCAGTTAACTGAGGTGGCTGGAATTCAACATAATGCGTATCGTAGCTTAGGTTCAAGTTTGATTTTAGATGCAAGTAATGTTGTTAAATTAGTTGGTCATAATTTTGAGCAAGTTTATTTAGGAATTGATCATCTGTCTTATCGAATTGAAGATGTTGAAAGTATTGAGATTAAAATTGCAAAAGAGACAATTAATTTTATTGAATATAAAGGTAAGTCATTTATTCAAAGAATAAGAAGGGCATTTATTAATGAATAA
- a CDS encoding RluA family pseudouridine synthase: MNKFIIGIEDDEVLLKDFLFKQNLSKKAIKAIKMNGDILVNGNHQTVRYRLKKNDVIELIWPDEISTMEPYEYSLKIIYEDENYLIIDKPAGIPCMPTKRYPNKTIANAIIYYFQMCNLKATVHLVNRLDKDTQGLMLIAKNRQAHYLLSKDIKQVKRVYHCLVEGILKGEGIIDKPIIKDKNSVKRLIDASGKKAITVYRSLKIFDNKSLIECDLKTGRTHQIRVHLSSIGHPLVGDGLYGSMETKTYYLDSVYLEFVSPFTNKLIQIKKDIKI, translated from the coding sequence ATGAATAAATTTATTATAGGAATAGAAGATGATGAAGTTTTATTGAAAGATTTTTTGTTTAAACAGAATTTAAGTAAAAAAGCAATTAAGGCTATTAAGATGAATGGCGATATTTTAGTAAATGGTAACCATCAAACAGTCAGGTATCGTTTAAAAAAAAATGATGTGATTGAGTTGATTTGGCCAGATGAAATATCAACAATGGAACCTTATGAATATTCTTTAAAAATTATATATGAAGATGAAAATTATTTAATAATTGATAAACCAGCAGGTATCCCATGTATGCCAACTAAACGCTATCCAAATAAAACGATTGCAAATGCAATAATTTATTATTTTCAAATGTGTAATCTTAAGGCGACGGTACATTTAGTAAATCGTTTAGATAAAGATACTCAAGGATTGATGTTAATAGCTAAAAATAGGCAAGCCCATTATTTATTATCAAAAGATATTAAACAAGTAAAAAGAGTTTATCATTGTCTTGTAGAAGGAATATTAAAAGGTGAAGGCATAATCGATAAACCGATTATTAAAGATAAAAATAGTGTTAAAAGGTTAATTGATGCAAGTGGAAAAAAGGCAATTACAGTTTATCGTAGCTTGAAAATATTTGACAATAAAAGTCTGATTGAATGTGATTTAAAAACAGGAAGAACACATCAGATTAGAGTTCATTTAAGTTCGATTGGTCATCCTTTAGTAGGAGATGGTTTGTATGGATCAATGGAAACAAAAACATATTATTTAGATAGTGTATATTTGGAATTTGTTTCACCTTTTACTAATAAATTAATACAAATAAAAAAAGATATTAAAATTTAA
- a CDS encoding FtsW/RodA/SpoVE family cell cycle protein: protein MEEKEKSLICWSLISLLLLFCFISCLGIKSATPLITKGNPSTYWIKQLAFYGISFTLMFIVFKISNDRIYSSMWIIYGILMVLLVGLAVEHFLHTRFGIQIVPLAKFAGGATSWYTLPGFDFQPSEFMKIIMVVVMADTIDKHNNKYLTHNFHNDCLLIGKILAVSIPPCILVYLQNDAGVTMIMLASIVFIIFMSGIQAGWFIIGGIIVAIILGTLVYIFIYEHDLFVSIIGGDHKLDRFYGWIDPEGTYGKQGYQLFNALLSYGTAGLWGHGMETALINLPEAQTDFIFAVIALSFGFIGGGFTILAICVFDILLIRIGFKSQNNRDKYFTAGIFGLLIFQQVWNIGMVLGLFPITGITLPFLSYGGSSLLSYMIAMGIFLDMEKQTRIIERKKRY, encoded by the coding sequence GTGGAAGAAAAAGAAAAATCTTTAATCTGTTGGTCTTTGATTAGCTTATTATTGTTATTTTGCTTTATTAGTTGTCTTGGAATAAAAAGCGCTACTCCGTTAATCACAAAAGGAAACCCTAGTACATATTGGATAAAACAGTTAGCATTTTACGGAATATCATTTACATTGATGTTTATTGTTTTTAAAATTTCAAATGATCGAATATACTCATCTATGTGGATTATTTATGGTATCTTAATGGTTTTACTTGTCGGCTTGGCAGTAGAACACTTTCTACATACACGTTTTGGTATCCAAATAGTACCGTTAGCAAAATTTGCCGGAGGAGCAACGTCCTGGTATACATTACCCGGTTTTGACTTTCAACCTTCAGAATTTATGAAAATTATCATGGTTGTAGTAATGGCAGATACGATTGATAAACATAACAATAAATATCTTACTCATAATTTTCATAACGACTGCTTGTTAATTGGTAAAATTTTAGCAGTATCAATACCACCATGTATTTTAGTTTATTTACAAAACGATGCTGGAGTAACAATGATTATGTTAGCATCAATTGTGTTTATTATCTTTATGTCTGGTATTCAAGCTGGATGGTTTATTATTGGTGGAATAATTGTTGCGATTATCTTAGGAACATTAGTATATATATTTATATATGAACACGATTTATTTGTTAGTATTATTGGTGGTGATCATAAACTTGATCGTTTCTATGGATGGATTGACCCTGAAGGAACTTATGGAAAACAAGGATATCAATTATTCAATGCTTTATTATCATATGGTACAGCTGGTTTATGGGGACATGGAATGGAAACCGCATTAATCAACTTACCAGAAGCACAAACTGACTTTATCTTTGCTGTAATTGCTTTAAGTTTTGGATTTATTGGTGGTGGATTTACAATCCTAGCTATATGTGTTTTTGATATATTATTAATTAGGATTGGATTTAAATCACAAAATAATCGTGATAAATATTTTACTGCCGGCATTTTTGGACTTTTGATTTTTCAACAAGTTTGGAATATTGGAATGGTTCTTGGTCTCTTTCCAATAACCGGTATAACCTTACCATTTTTATCATATGGAGGTTCATCATTACTTTCATATATGATTGCCATGGGTATCTTTTTAGATATGGAAAAACAAACACGAATTATTGAACGTAAAAAAAGATATTAA
- a CDS encoding PTS transporter subunit EIIB, which produces MNDYLLYGIVALIVIIVLAIVFTYIIKNRHPKQIKAGDIPLDINMLINAVGGTNNIKETTASSSRITFFVKDDSLVSLEDLKTLGASGIVQTTNKVSAIFGKYSKEISNMINNR; this is translated from the coding sequence ATGAATGATTATTTATTATATGGAATAGTTGCATTAATTGTTATAATTGTATTAGCGATTGTTTTTACTTATATTATAAAAAACAGACATCCAAAACAAATCAAAGCTGGTGATATTCCTCTAGATATAAATATGCTAATAAATGCAGTTGGTGGAACAAATAATATTAAGGAAACTACAGCTAGTTCTTCTAGAATAACTTTTTTTGTAAAAGATGATAGTCTTGTTAGTTTAGAGGATTTAAAAACTTTAGGAGCATCGGGAATTGTTCAAACGACAAATAAAGTGAGTGCAATTTTTGGGAAATATTCTAAAGAGATATCTAATATGATTAATAATAGATAA
- a CDS encoding tetratricopeptide repeat protein: MNIKDRIISYEPLFDKWVLDEIIDVYDQESIVRIKDQSYGSNQFAYLKVITIYDQDDDLKCLEQRVESIKSDLEIGLLKSEFIDCEQYLIENNQSDVIGIDLCLLMKNHEYKIENINNLNGELLYELGLKLFDRHEYDEALIYFKKGEEIGNSDCICVIGYLYERGLGVEQSDIMAAHYYQKATDLKNVVASCNLAYFYEMGIGVEQDYQKAYELYLKGAKAGFPRAICNLGYCYEYGYGVEADIYQAVEYYIEAAKLGYSEAIYSLGTCFEFGEGIEQNDERAFKCYEEAANQGHERSQYRLANCYENGIGTPKDFIKAFYWYKQASIKEYPPALISLATCYELGQGIEKDLKQARKYYQKAAHLGYARGQFWFGYFYENHPEIKNAAYRCTYWYRQASKQNDVQALVALGYCYESGFGVKKNLKKAVDLYLQAAKMNYAPGQCNLAYCYEIGIGVEVDLNKAIYYYHLASKANYPRAMCNLGYLYTHGQGVEVDHQKAFDLYLQAAKMNYAPGLYYTGLAYEEGNAVNVDIDKAIEYYQKATDLNYSAAMYNLGLIYENNIDYHDDLKAIEYYQAAIEYNDARAMYRMALYLDEGQVIKRDLQKAFDYIQSSANQAYSPALNMYGIYLENGLAGNKDMEEAYRCFLKAARAGYAPAVYNLGRCYFYGIGIEIDKELAFELFCKASDSNYREASFMAGYMCYYGDGVSKDVNKAKKFYQKAAKLGMKEAKDELDKLG, from the coding sequence ATGAATATTAAAGATCGGATAATAAGTTATGAGCCACTTTTTGATAAATGGGTTTTAGATGAGATAATAGATGTATATGATCAAGAAAGTATTGTTAGAATTAAAGATCAAAGTTATGGTAGTAATCAATTTGCTTATTTGAAAGTAATTACTATATATGATCAAGATGATGATTTAAAATGTTTGGAACAACGGGTTGAAAGTATTAAAAGTGATTTGGAAATAGGTTTATTAAAAAGTGAATTTATTGATTGTGAACAATATTTAATTGAAAATAATCAAAGTGATGTTATTGGAATTGATCTTTGTTTATTGATGAAAAATCATGAATATAAAATAGAAAATATTAATAATTTAAACGGTGAGCTACTATATGAATTGGGATTAAAGTTATTTGATCGCCATGAATATGATGAGGCACTTATTTATTTTAAAAAAGGCGAAGAGATAGGTAATAGTGATTGTATTTGTGTTATTGGTTATTTATATGAACGAGGACTTGGAGTTGAACAAAGTGATATAATGGCAGCACATTATTATCAAAAAGCTACTGATTTGAAAAACGTGGTAGCGAGTTGTAATTTGGCTTATTTTTATGAAATGGGTATTGGTGTTGAACAAGATTATCAAAAAGCATATGAATTATATTTAAAAGGAGCTAAAGCGGGTTTCCCTCGTGCTATTTGTAATTTAGGATATTGTTATGAATATGGTTATGGTGTTGAAGCTGATATATATCAAGCTGTAGAATACTATATTGAAGCTGCAAAATTAGGCTATAGCGAAGCTATATATAGTTTGGGAACATGTTTTGAATTTGGTGAGGGAATTGAGCAAAATGATGAAAGAGCATTTAAATGCTATGAAGAAGCAGCAAACCAAGGTCATGAACGTTCACAATATCGCTTAGCTAATTGTTATGAAAATGGAATAGGTACACCAAAAGATTTTATTAAAGCATTTTATTGGTATAAACAAGCAAGTATAAAAGAATATCCTCCAGCACTAATTTCATTAGCGACATGCTATGAACTTGGACAAGGAATAGAAAAGGATTTAAAACAAGCACGTAAATATTATCAAAAAGCTGCTCATTTAGGTTATGCTCGTGGACAATTTTGGTTTGGATATTTTTATGAGAATCATCCAGAAATAAAAAATGCTGCATATCGTTGTACATATTGGTATCGTCAAGCTAGTAAACAAAATGATGTTCAAGCGCTTGTTGCTCTTGGATATTGTTATGAAAGTGGTTTTGGAGTTAAAAAGAATTTAAAAAAAGCGGTTGATTTGTATTTACAAGCAGCAAAGATGAATTATGCACCTGGTCAATGTAATTTAGCATATTGTTATGAAATTGGAATAGGTGTTGAAGTTGATTTAAATAAAGCAATTTATTATTATCATCTTGCAAGTAAAGCAAATTATCCAAGAGCGATGTGTAATTTAGGATATTTATATACTCATGGTCAAGGAGTAGAAGTAGATCATCAAAAAGCTTTTGATTTGTATTTACAAGCAGCAAAGATGAATTATGCTCCAGGATTATATTATACTGGATTAGCGTATGAAGAAGGAAATGCAGTAAATGTTGATATTGATAAAGCAATTGAATATTATCAAAAAGCTACTGATTTAAATTATAGTGCAGCAATGTATAATTTAGGTTTGATTTATGAAAATAACATTGATTATCATGATGATTTAAAAGCAATTGAATATTATCAAGCAGCAATTGAATATAACGATGCAAGAGCAATGTATCGCATGGCTTTATATTTAGATGAAGGTCAAGTAATTAAAAGAGATCTTCAAAAAGCTTTTGATTATATACAATCTTCGGCAAATCAAGCATATAGTCCAGCTTTGAATATGTATGGGATTTATTTAGAAAATGGACTGGCTGGAAATAAAGATATGGAAGAGGCGTATAGATGTTTTTTAAAAGCAGCTAGAGCGGGATATGCACCAGCGGTTTATAATTTAGGAAGATGTTATTTTTATGGGATAGGAATCGAAATTGATAAAGAACTTGCATTTGAATTGTTTTGTAAAGCAAGTGATTCAAATTATCGTGAAGCAAGTTTTATGGCAGGATATATGTGTTATTATGGAGATGGTGTTAGTAAGGATGTAAATAAAGCTAAGAAATTTTATCAAAAAGCTGCAAAGTTGGGAATGAAAGAAGCAAAAGATGAACTAGATAAATTGGGTTAA
- a CDS encoding DUF1893 domain-containing protein, which yields MNLIKKGRRILVENGYTFVALKKDEIYSSTLHGIKPLMSKIFVSNDYFKDYIVIDRVIGRAAALLLIRSKVKYIHGFILSEPAKDLLEQYHIDYSYDYLVPYITNRDKNRMCSLEASVLDVDDLEQGFKIICREMIEKNK from the coding sequence ATGAATTTAATAAAAAAAGGCAGAAGAATATTGGTGGAAAATGGATATACTTTTGTTGCTTTAAAAAAAGATGAGATATATAGTTCTACTTTGCATGGAATTAAACCACTGATGAGTAAGATTTTTGTAAGTAATGACTATTTTAAAGATTATATTGTTATTGATAGAGTGATTGGTCGCGCTGCAGCACTTTTATTGATTCGTTCTAAAGTTAAATATATTCATGGATTTATTTTAAGTGAACCAGCAAAAGATTTATTAGAACAATATCATATTGATTATAGTTATGATTACTTGGTGCCTTATATCACAAATCGTGATAAAAACAGAATGTGTTCATTAGAAGCTAGTGTTTTAGATGTTGATGATCTTGAACAAGGTTTTAAGATTATTTGTCGAGAAATGATTGAAAAAAATAAATAA
- a CDS encoding aminopeptidase: MSFKEKLSKYAKLIVKSGLNVQTDQIVVIDAPIESVELVRLITKEAYEVGAKEVVVKYNDEVVSRYKYEYVDKDEFGNVPSWFSEFRNGYASKNASFLTIHSDDPEGFKGIDPAKMALWSKSVSLACKPFYDSLDLGVNTWCIVASSSLKWANKVYPDMSDDEAVEALWNAIFKATKVDSDDPIAAWDQHRKSFEKRVEYLNSLDLKELKYTNSLGTDLTVTLNKDYLFAGGGSYTTNNIYFFANIPTEEIFTSPNYKGTNGVVYSSLPLNYHGNIIDEFKLVFKDGKIVDYDAKVGKDILKEMISIDEGSRYLGEIALVPYNSPISNMKTLFYNTLFDENASCHLAIGKGFSECIKDGLKMTKEELLEHGINDSLTHVDFMIGTADLRIVGKTVDNQEVVIFDNGNFVF, from the coding sequence ATGTCATTTAAAGAAAAGTTATCTAAATATGCAAAATTGATTGTAAAATCAGGATTGAATGTACAAACTGATCAAATTGTAGTAATTGATGCACCGATAGAAAGCGTTGAGTTAGTGCGTTTGATTACAAAAGAAGCTTATGAAGTTGGTGCAAAAGAAGTTGTAGTTAAATACAATGATGAAGTTGTTTCACGTTATAAATATGAATATGTTGATAAAGATGAATTTGGTAATGTACCATCTTGGTTTAGTGAGTTTAGAAATGGATATGCTAGTAAAAATGCATCATTTTTAACTATTCATAGTGATGATCCTGAAGGATTTAAAGGAATTGATCCAGCTAAAATGGCATTATGGTCAAAAAGTGTTTCTTTAGCATGTAAACCTTTTTATGATAGTCTGGATTTAGGTGTTAATACATGGTGTATTGTTGCTAGTAGTTCGTTAAAATGGGCGAATAAAGTATATCCTGATATGTCTGATGATGAGGCAGTAGAGGCTTTATGGAATGCCATTTTTAAGGCGACTAAAGTTGATAGTGATGATCCAATTGCTGCGTGGGATCAACATCGTAAGAGTTTTGAAAAACGTGTTGAATATTTAAATAGTCTTGATTTAAAAGAGTTGAAATATACAAATTCTTTAGGAACAGATTTGACAGTGACTTTAAATAAAGATTATTTATTTGCAGGTGGAGGATCTTATACTACAAATAATATTTATTTCTTTGCAAATATTCCTACAGAAGAGATTTTTACAAGTCCTAATTATAAAGGAACAAATGGTGTGGTTTACAGTTCTTTGCCATTAAATTATCATGGTAATATAATTGATGAATTTAAATTGGTATTTAAAGATGGAAAAATTGTAGATTATGATGCTAAAGTAGGTAAAGATATTTTAAAAGAAATGATTAGTATTGATGAAGGTAGTCGTTATTTAGGTGAAATAGCATTAGTTCCATATAATTCTCCAATATCAAATATGAAAACATTATTTTATAATACACTATTTGATGAAAATGCTTCTTGTCATTTAGCGATTGGTAAGGGATTTAGTGAGTGTATTAAAGATGGTTTGAAGATGACTAAAGAAGAGTTGTTGGAACATGGGATTAATGATTCTTTGACACATGTTGATTTCATGATTGGAACTGCTGATTTACGTATTGTTGGAAAAACAGTAGATAATCAAGAAGTAGTCATTTTTGATAATGGTAATTTTGTATTTTAG